In Sphingobium sp. Z007, one DNA window encodes the following:
- a CDS encoding DNA translocase FtsK 4TM domain-containing protein, protein MAVGRTVKRTPEWREMLKRSLMRSGALIGAITLMLATLFLALALLSYAPSDPSMNTVAGDHVANIMQAPGAWTADFLLWLLGVPVALILPLMAVTARRLWGDQDMSEWKGQFGKCLLGIVLIGIALALFQSAPLVGLPAGWGGVIGLVVAKGIASLSAQAPAAAPWITGVLIVIALITGLFACYRSLALEKPIIALRRPSLPKLALPRPTLGFAGNANAADADDDGDDELAERVIAPRKQVSHEPKPPITIQSPKPAPVQRAMAPVSQDDLFGHSSLPSPDLLNPVPANQGGKIDKAALERNARLLESVLDDFHVKGNITEVRPGPVVTMYELEPAPGIKASRVIALADDIARNMSALSARVATIPGRTVIGIELPNAHREGVSFRELITSEQFMQEATLPIILGKNISGEPIIADLAPMPHLLIAGTTGSGKSVGLNAMILSLLYRMTPDQLRLIMIDPKMLELSTYDDIPHLLSPVVTEPAKAIRALKWAVEQMEDRYRMMASISVRNLANYNEKVRAAKAKGKPLGRRVQTGYDPENGKPIYEEEQLDFQPLPQIVVVVDELADLMMTAGKEVEFLIQRLAQKARAAGIHLILATQRPSVDVITGVIKANLPTRISFFVTSKIDSRTILGEQGAEQLLGKGDMLYMHGGKGLTRVHGPFVSDDEVRVVADHWRAQGQPDYIQAVTEEPEEGSFALDGVDLGDDSPDAQLFRKACQLVFENQKASTSWLQRQLRVGYNSAARLIERMEEEGLVGAPNHVGRREVLRDENGNPL, encoded by the coding sequence ATGGCCGTCGGCCGCACCGTGAAACGTACGCCGGAATGGCGCGAAATGTTGAAGCGCAGCCTTATGCGCAGCGGCGCGCTGATCGGCGCGATCACGCTTATGCTGGCGACCCTGTTCCTGGCGCTGGCGCTGCTCAGCTACGCGCCAAGCGACCCGTCGATGAACACCGTCGCGGGCGATCATGTCGCCAATATCATGCAGGCGCCTGGCGCTTGGACCGCCGATTTCCTGCTCTGGCTGCTGGGTGTGCCGGTCGCGCTGATCCTGCCGCTGATGGCCGTCACCGCTCGCCGCCTGTGGGGCGACCAGGATATGAGCGAATGGAAAGGGCAGTTCGGCAAATGCCTGCTGGGCATCGTCCTGATCGGCATCGCGCTCGCCTTGTTTCAGAGCGCGCCGCTGGTCGGCCTGCCTGCCGGTTGGGGCGGCGTAATCGGCCTGGTCGTCGCCAAGGGCATCGCCAGCCTCAGCGCGCAGGCGCCCGCCGCCGCGCCCTGGATCACCGGCGTCCTTATCGTCATCGCCCTGATTACCGGCCTGTTCGCCTGCTATCGCAGCCTGGCGCTGGAAAAGCCGATCATCGCGCTGCGACGCCCCTCGCTGCCCAAGCTCGCTCTGCCACGCCCGACACTGGGCTTTGCCGGTAACGCCAACGCGGCCGATGCCGACGACGATGGCGACGACGAACTGGCCGAGCGGGTCATCGCCCCGCGCAAGCAGGTGTCGCACGAACCCAAGCCACCCATCACCATTCAGTCGCCCAAGCCCGCCCCGGTGCAGCGCGCCATGGCCCCGGTCAGTCAGGACGACCTGTTCGGGCACAGCTCGCTGCCCTCGCCCGACCTGCTCAACCCCGTGCCCGCCAACCAGGGCGGCAAGATCGACAAGGCCGCGCTGGAGCGCAACGCCCGCCTTCTCGAATCGGTACTCGACGACTTCCATGTGAAGGGCAACATCACCGAAGTCCGCCCCGGCCCGGTCGTCACCATGTATGAACTGGAACCCGCGCCGGGTATCAAGGCGAGCCGCGTGATCGCGCTGGCGGACGACATCGCCCGCAACATGTCGGCGCTCTCCGCCCGCGTGGCGACGATTCCCGGCCGCACCGTGATCGGCATCGAACTGCCCAATGCGCATCGCGAAGGTGTGTCGTTTCGCGAACTCATCACTAGCGAACAATTCATGCAGGAAGCGACCCTGCCGATCATCCTGGGAAAGAATATTTCCGGCGAACCGATCATCGCCGACCTCGCCCCCATGCCGCACCTGCTGATCGCGGGCACCACCGGGTCGGGCAAATCGGTCGGCCTCAACGCCATGATCCTGTCTTTGCTCTACCGCATGACCCCGGACCAGCTGCGCCTGATCATGATCGATCCCAAGATGCTGGAATTGTCGACCTATGACGACATCCCCCATCTCTTGTCGCCTGTCGTCACAGAGCCAGCCAAGGCGATCCGCGCGCTCAAATGGGCGGTCGAACAGATGGAGGATCGCTATCGCATGATGGCGTCCATTTCCGTCCGCAACCTCGCCAATTATAATGAAAAGGTCCGCGCCGCCAAGGCCAAGGGCAAGCCGCTCGGCCGCCGGGTTCAGACCGGTTACGATCCCGAAAATGGCAAGCCCATCTATGAGGAGGAACAGCTCGATTTCCAGCCGCTGCCGCAGATCGTGGTGGTGGTGGACGAACTCGCTGACCTCATGATGACCGCGGGCAAGGAAGTCGAGTTCCTGATCCAGCGCCTGGCGCAAAAGGCACGCGCGGCTGGTATCCATCTGATCCTCGCGACCCAACGCCCGTCGGTCGACGTCATCACCGGCGTCATCAAGGCCAACCTGCCGACCCGGATCAGCTTCTTCGTGACGTCGAAGATCGACAGCCGCACCATATTGGGCGAACAGGGCGCCGAACAATTACTAGGCAAAGGCGACATGCTCTACATGCATGGCGGCAAGGGGTTGACCCGCGTCCATGGTCCCTTCGTGTCCGACGATGAAGTGCGCGTCGTCGCCGACCATTGGCGCGCACAGGGCCAGCCCGACTATATCCAGGCCGTCACCGAAGAACCGGAGGAGGGCAGCTTTGCGCTCGACGGCGTCGATCTGGGCGACGACAGCCCCGACGCGCAGCTGTTCCGCAAGGCGTGCCAATTGGTGTTCGAAAATCAGAAAGCCTCGACCAGCTGGCTCCAGCGCCAACTGCGCGTCGGCTACAACAGTGCCGCCCGCCTGA
- a CDS encoding GNAT family N-acetyltransferase, with amino-acid sequence MTGIIIRDAQADDIGTIHDFILALADYERLAHAVKADRATLARYLFGPRPMAEVLIAEHQGRAVGFALFFHNFSTFEARPGIYLEDLFVLPDARGLGAGKALLARLAALAIERDCARLEWSVLDWNEPAIAFYRLLGAKAMDEWTVQRVDGDTLAALAAL; translated from the coding sequence ATGACGGGCATCATCATTCGCGACGCGCAGGCCGACGATATCGGCACCATACACGATTTCATCCTGGCATTGGCCGACTATGAGCGGCTCGCCCATGCGGTGAAGGCGGATCGCGCCACGCTCGCCCGCTATCTGTTTGGTCCGCGCCCCATGGCGGAGGTGCTGATCGCGGAGCATCAAGGCCGGGCGGTCGGCTTCGCTCTTTTCTTCCACAATTTCTCGACCTTCGAAGCGCGGCCGGGCATCTATCTGGAGGATCTGTTCGTCCTGCCGGATGCGCGCGGCCTGGGCGCGGGGAAGGCGTTGCTCGCGCGCCTGGCCGCACTGGCGATCGAGCGCGATTGCGCCCGGCTCGAATGGTCGGTTCTGGACTGGAACGAACCCGCCATCGCCTTCTACCGGTTGCTAGGCGCTAAGGCGATGGACGAATGGACGGTGCAGCGGGTCGATGGCGACACGCTGGCGGCGCTCGCCGCGCTCTGA
- a CDS encoding DMT family transporter, giving the protein MRTAHSFAIPFAVCCAGVALFSVMDAAMKGLSLAIGLYNALFWRAVTGTILGLVLMLLTRQRWPSRAVLRIHLLRGTVVALMAALFFWALMRMPLAEAIALSFIAPLIALYLAALLLKESVGRQAVMASLLGLVGVAVILSGRLQGVYDADALLGAGAVLASAILFAWNLIIQRQQAQVASPIEVAFFQHLVMLGVFSLGAPWLAHAPPITAAPLVLLAATLAFTSLAALSWAYARAEAQRLIPVEYSAFFWAAIVGWLAFGERLTLTTVAGALLIVAGCLIAARSKGAAVAHVEAGTA; this is encoded by the coding sequence ACAGCTTCGCCATTCCCTTCGCCGTCTGCTGCGCCGGCGTCGCGCTCTTCTCGGTGATGGACGCGGCGATGAAGGGGCTTAGCCTGGCCATCGGCCTGTACAACGCCCTGTTCTGGCGCGCGGTCACCGGCACCATTCTGGGCCTCGTCCTGATGCTGCTCACCCGCCAGCGCTGGCCGTCGCGCGCGGTGCTGCGCATCCATCTGCTGCGCGGAACGGTGGTCGCGCTGATGGCCGCGCTCTTCTTTTGGGCGCTCATGCGGATGCCGCTGGCCGAAGCGATCGCGCTGTCCTTCATCGCGCCGCTGATCGCCCTCTATCTGGCCGCGCTGCTGCTCAAGGAAAGCGTCGGCCGACAGGCTGTCATGGCGTCGCTGCTGGGGCTGGTGGGGGTAGCGGTCATTCTGTCGGGCCGGCTTCAGGGCGTCTATGACGCTGACGCGCTATTGGGGGCTGGCGCCGTGCTGGCGTCCGCCATCCTCTTCGCCTGGAACCTCATCATCCAGCGGCAACAGGCGCAGGTCGCTTCCCCAATCGAGGTCGCCTTCTTCCAGCATCTCGTCATGCTCGGCGTCTTTTCGCTCGGTGCGCCGTGGCTTGCCCATGCGCCCCCCATCACGGCCGCCCCCCTTGTGCTGCTGGCGGCGACCTTGGCGTTCACCTCGCTGGCCGCCCTGTCCTGGGCCTATGCGCGGGCGGAAGCGCAGCGGCTGATCCCGGTCGAATATAGCGCGTTCTTCTGGGCGGCGATCGTCGGCTGGCTGGCCTTTGGCGAGCGGCTGACGCTTACGACCGTCGCGGGCGCATTGCTCATCGTCGCCGGCTGCCTTATCGCCGCGCGCAGCAAGGGGGCAGCGGTTGCCCATGTGGAAGCGGGAACGGCATGA